In Brassica rapa cultivar Chiifu-401-42 chromosome A06, CAAS_Brap_v3.01, whole genome shotgun sequence, a single window of DNA contains:
- the LOC103873115 gene encoding probable protein S-acyltransferase 5, with protein sequence MLELQPSDRRPGAPSSSGGGGGDEMIRTYKGWKGNNVFFFGGRLVFGPDARSILITIFLITAPVIIFCVFVGRKFVDDFPHHRGVSVLAVAIGLNLLDLIFLLVTSGRDPGIIPRNLYPPEPEGIEIGGEPRLAHTPTQSRLPRTKDMIVNGITVKIKYCDTCMLYRPPRASHCSICNNCVEKFDHHCPWLGQCIGLRNYRFYFMFILCSALLCVYVHVFCWIYVKRIMDGEKISIWKSLIKTPASIALIIYTFICVWFVGGLTGFHLYLMSTNQSTYENFRYRYDRHENPFNKGILGNFMEVFCTSVASSKNSFRAKVSKEPVIPPRIVNGAMSSPSLQKVSQDIEMGRKPVWHETVDEELGDMDKDMETSVTSRDLSRMLPPEETEGRGIMHSRESSRGRRGGSWELSGRVNEDLRTRDVESSGIDASRDLLSDAATVRSRTGTGIGRL encoded by the exons ATGTTAGAGTTGCAGCCGTCAGATCGTCGTCCGGGAGCTCCGAGTTcaagcggcggcggcggcggagatGAGATGATCAGAACGTATAAGGGTTGGAAAGGCAATAAC GTGTTCTTCTTTGGAGGAAGGCTCGTGTTTGGGCCCGATGCTCGATCCATACTCATCACCATCTTCTTGATTACAGCTCCTGTCATTATCTTCTGTGTTTTCGTCGGCAGAAAATTTGTTGATGACTTCCCTCACCACAGAGGAGTATCTGTATTAGCCGTCGCCATTGGTCTCAACTTATTA GATCTTATATTTCTTCTTGTAACCTCGGGGAGAGACCCAGGAATCATACCTCGTAATCTATATCCTCCTGAACCTGAAGGTATTGAGATTGGTGGAGAACCGCGCCTTGCTCATACTCCTACTCAGAGCCGGTTGCCTCGGACAAAAGACATGATTGTTAATGGAATCACTGTGAAGATCAAATACTGTGACACGTGCATGCTTTACAGACCTCCTCGTGCTTCTCACTGCTCCATATGCAACAACTGCGTTGAGAAATTTGATCACCACTGTCCTTGGCTTGGTCAATGCATTGGATTG aGAAACTACAGGTTCTACTTCATGTTTATATTATGCTCGGCTCTTCTCTGCGTTTATGTCCATGTCTTTTGCTGGATTTACGTTAAACGCATAATGGATGGTGAGAAGATAAGCATCTGGAAGTCGCTAATCAAGACACCTGCTTCCATCGCGCTTATAATCTACACTTTCATCTGTGTCTGGTTCGTTGGTGGCCTTACCGGTTTCCACTTGTACCTAATGAGCACCAATCAA TCGACTTACGAAAACTTTAGGTATCGTTATGATAGACACGAGAACCCTTTCAACAAGGGGATACTTGGGAACTTCATGGAGGTGTTCTGCACAAGCGTTGCTTCATCTAAGAACAGTTTCAGAGCAAAGGTATCGAAGGAGCCAGTGATCCCACCACGGATAGTTAACGGAGCCATGTCGAGCCCGAGCTTGCAGAAAGTTTCCCAGGATATAGAGATGGGGAGAAAACCGGTGTGGCACGAGACAGTGGATGAAGAGCTCGGTGACATGGACAAGGACATGGAGACATCGGTTACATCGCGGGATTTGAGCAGAATGCTTCCACCAGAAGAGACCGAAGGACGTGGGATTATGCATTCCAGAGAGTCTAGCAGGGGAAGGAGAGGAGGTAGCTGGGAGTTATCAGGCCGTGTTAACGAAGATTTAAGAACCAGAGATGTTGAGTCTTCAGGCATTGATGCTTCCAGAGATTTACTATCTGATGCAGCAACAGTTAGAAGCAGAACCGGTACTGGTATAGGACGGTTATAG